DNA from Hyalangium minutum:
CCCGAGTGGCGGCTCAGCACCACGGTGGCCTCGGCCGCCGCCTTCACCGTCACGTCCGCCAGCTCATCAATGGAGACCGGCACCACCCATCGCGCGCCGTCCTGGCACTGGCGCAGCCGCCGCGAGAGCGCCTGAGGAAAGCCCCGGTCCTCTCCGAGAATCCGCGCCAGCGCCCGTCGGGCCCGCGACGTGTCCACTGCTGGTGAGCGCGCCAGCTCCGAGGCCGCCACACTCAGCGACTGGTAGGGCCCCTCCCTCCAGATGGGCAGCTCGCCGCTCACCACCAGCGCGAAGGCCTCGTGGAAGAGCCGATCCTCCGAGGCCGCGGGACAGACCCACCACAGCAGCTGGTGCGCCAGCTCGTGCCGCAGTGCCAAGCGCAGGCGCTCATCCAGCACGCCCGGCGTGTTCTGCCGCAGCTCCACCAAGCCGGGCTTGCTCTGGGCGTTGCGATCCGCCGCCAGCCCCACGCCGCGCTGGAGGCGGATGGGGGCCGGGGCCTGCGTGAGAAATCCACCGGCCTCGGCCACGTAGCGCGCCTCCAGCGCCACCCAGGACGCCTCTGCCTCGGCGACCAGGGCGTCCTCGGGCGTCACGTCTCCCTGTGTGAGGAAGGCCGGGGTGGCCGCCAGCACCGCAGCCGTGATGACAGCCCACCCCATCGGCTACCAGTCGCCCCGAGGCTTCTGGGACGCCTTCACCGCCAGCACGTCCGACTTCGTCCGGGCGCGCAAGCTGGCCACGTACATGTCCTCGATGGAGGCCGGCGGCGCGGTGAACTTGCCCGCGAACTGCGCCCTCATCACGTAGCCCACCGAGCGCGGGCTGTCGCTCCACCGCGCGGGCTCCTCGAAGAAGAACGTGGCTCGCTCCGGCGTCAGCACGCGCCGCTTGAGCGCCTCGGGCGCCAGGTTCAGCGAGTGCGGTGCCCCGCGGAACTCCTTGTCCTCGATGAGCGGCACGAAGCCTGCCGGCACCGCGTCCTCCACCACGTAGTACGCCGAGCGCGCCTTGTTGTCCCCGCGCGCGTCGATGGTCAGCTCGACGAAGACCTCCTCGCCCTGGGCCACCTCCTCGCCCGAGGCCAGCGGCTGCCTGCCGCTCTCGCGCAGCACCCAGTAGCGGCGCTCGATGCTCATGCCCTGGGAGAGCGGCTGCACGTCCGGCAGCGGCGTTAGCGTCGTGGCGCGCAGCGTGGCCACGCCCTCGAACGAGGCCACGTTCACCGAGCGCGTGCCCGGCTCCAGTGTGGCCACCAGGCCCATGCCCCGAGGCGAGAACTTCACTGGCCCCTTGGCTCCCTTCACCTCCGGCGGCGGCAGCTTCTTGAAGGCCTTGGCATCGCGCTCGACGAGCCACAGCGAGTGCAGCAGCGCCGTGCTGCGGTCGAAGGTGGACAGGTCCGGCTGGCTGAGCAGCTCGAGAAGCCGCCGGCGCGCCTTGTCCACGTCCAGCTTGCCGAACGAGGCCGCGTGCGCCAGCAGCGCCGTGAGGCCCACGCGCCGCAGCGGGTAGTGGAAGAAGGCCTCGGCGTCGGTCGCGGTGTTCAGGCTCGCCAGCTGGACGAAGCCCTCGTTGCTGGCCTGCACCAGCGAGTCGATGCGCGCCTGCAGCGCGGGCTCCTTCATCACCCCCGCCTTCTCCGCCGCCAGCACCGAGAGCGCCAGCGGGTACAGGTCGCCCGGCGTCGCCCGGTCGATGAGGGCGCGCACGCGGTCCGCCTTGCGATCGCCGTACATGCGTGCGAGCACGTAGGCGCGCGTGGCGTCGTACTCGAAGGGCAGGTTCTCCTGGGCCTCCAGCCAGCGCGCGGCCTCGGTCAGCCGCGTGTCGTTGGCATCCACCAGCCCCGCCTCCGTCGCGTAGGCCAGCCCATCCAGAGCGATGAGCGTCATCGCCACATCCGGCGTGCTGTACCCGCCGAACCAGGTGAAGCCGCCGCCCTTCACCGCCAGGGCGAGGATGCGCGAGGTGCCCTGCACGGAGCGGCTGCGCGCCTCGGCCAGCAGGCCCTGGCTCTCGGGGTCCAGCCGGCCCAGCATGTCCACCTTCTTGAGCGTCTGGTACAGCGCCACGTTGGGCACCGTGGTGGACACGAGCTGCTCCAGGCAGCCGTACGGGTAGGTGAGCAGCTCGCGCACGTTGGTGAGCGCCGCGTCCACCACCGAGGGCTGGAGCACCAACTGCACGTCCGTGAGCGTGGCCGAGCTCGCCGCTTGCAGCGACAGCTCGCCGCCGCCCCAGGCGGACACCTTCACCGGCTCCTCCAGGGCCGCGGGCCGCACCGGCACTGCGCGGCGATCCTTCAGCGGATCCTTGCCGCCCGTTACGTCCACCGACAGCTCGGCCGAGCCCGGACCCGTGGCCTTGATCTGCAGGGGGAGGACCTTCTCGCCGCCCTGGCCCAGCTCGATCTTCTCCTGCGTCTGGTTGGCTTGGAGCGCGCCCGCGGAGGCCAGCTTCACCTCCAGCACCTGACTGCCCTTGGAGGCCGCACCCGCGGACAGACGTACCGAGGCGAGCGCCTCGTCCCCCTCGCGGAGGAACTGCGGCAGCGCCGCGTACAGGTTGAGGCCGCCACGGGTGGCGAACTCCCCGGTGCCCTCGCCGAAGCGGCCCGAGGTGTCCGCCGCCACCGCCGTCACCACCCAGAGCGTCTGGTTGGAGGGCAGCTTGAAGCGCACCGTGGCGCGGCCATCGCGGTCCGTGACGACGTTCGGCTGCCAGAAGGCCGTGTCGCGCTCCTCGTCCTTCGCCTTGCGCGTGGGCGGCTTGATGGAGGCGAACGCGTGGTCCGGCAGCCCGGCCATCTTCCGCGCCAGCGCCTCGCCGTAGCCGTAGCCCTGGAACTCAGCGGAGTAGAAGTTGGACACGTTGTTGCGCGCGGGCGGATAGAAGAAGTCCAGCACCTTCGGGCGGAACTCCGTCTGGATGGCGTACACGGCCTTGTCCACCACGCCCACGGACACCTGGGCCACGATGCCGTTGCCCTCGTGGTCCGTGACGCGCAAGTCCATCACCTGCTCGGTGAGCGGGGCGGCCTCCACGCGGCGAGGCTCCAGCTTCACCGTCAGGGTGCGCTCGGCGGGGATGATGCGGAAGGACACCGTGCGCTCCTCCCAGCGGCCCGAGCTCGTCGGGTACGCCACGGACGCGTACACCGCGCTGCCGTAGCGCTTCTCCACCGGGAAGCTGTGCACCAGCGTGCGGCCCTCGAGCTCCAGCAACTCCGTGCCGTAGAGGCCCGCGCCCGTGAAGGTGATCCACACCGGGCCGCGATCCTTGCCCCCGGGGCCCCAGCCATCCGGGAACAGGCCCACCAGCTGCCCCGAGTCGCCCGGAGACAGCGTGCCAGAGAGCGAGGCTAGCGTGAGGTTCGCCACGCGCGCCACCGGCTCGTCATTGCCGCCGATGACGAGCATGGACTGCTCGCCCGTCCACGCCTTGCCGTTCTTGTCCTTCACCGTCATCCGCGCCAGCACCGTGCCCACCTCCGAGGTGGGGACCTTCTGGCGGGCGATGCCGTTGGCCTCGGTGGTGAGCGAGTGCTTGCTCAGGCTCTTCTCGCTGCCGTCCGCCTTGCGCAGCACGAACTCGACCTCGGCCTGGGTGACGCCGTAGGGCTTGCCGGACAGCGTGGTGGCGCGCACCGCCAGCGTCGCCTCGGCGCCCTTCTTCACCACCGCCTCCGAGAAGCTCCCCGCGCCGAACACCTCCACCTCCGACAGGAAGAAGGAGGCAGCCGCGTTGGCGAAAGTCCCCTGGTCATCCCGCGCACGCACGCTGAGCGAGTAGCGGTACGGCAGCCGCTCCTCTCCCGCGGCCAGCGCTGGCACGCTGATCTCGATGACGGCCTCGCCGTTCTCATCGAACTTGGTGGCGCTCTCCCACGGGTCTCCCTCCGCGCCGCGCTCGGCCACGGAGGAGTAGAGGCGCTCGGGCACGCTGAGCTTGCCCTCGGAGCTGGAGGCCGTGCCGTACGTCACCGCGCTGCCCTGGCCACCCTTGCCCGCGTCATCCACCCAGGCGGGCGCGTCCAGCAGCGAGCGGTACAGGAACACGTCGTACTTGGCGCCCTCGGGCACGCCGCCCGCGTAGCGCCGCGCCTTCACCGTGGCCTTCAGCGTCTGGCCCGGGACGATGTTCTCCTTCTCCGGCGTCAGCTCCAGATAGAAGGTGGGCTTCACGTAGTCCTGCACGCGCGCTTCGCCCTGGTGCGCCTGGTCATCCACCGAGGCGTTCACCCGCAGCACGCCCGTGCCCAGGTCCGCCGGCACGTCCAGGGTGCCCGAGAAGCTGCCGAACTCATCCACCGACACCTGCGTCTTGATGTCGCGGCCCTCGGCGGACTCGAGCTTCACCGTCACCAGCTTCTTGCGCGGGGTGAACAGGCGCGCGAGGTACGTGTCCGGCTGGCGCAGCAGGCCGCGGAACTTCACCTGGTCTCCCGGCTTGTAGATGGGCCGGTCGCTGTAGATGAAGACGTCCGGCGCCACCGCCAGCGAGGAGTAGAAGTCCGTGTCCACCAGGCCCGTGTCCTTGCCCACGGTGGCCGTGGCGAGGATGCGCGGCTCGCTCACCTCCAGCGTCACCTCACCCTTCTCGTCCGTCTTGCCCTCGGGGCCCTTGCCGGTGGGCAGGAACACGCGCACCTGGGCGCCCGCCTTGGGCTTCTGGTCCCGGCCCGCCACGCGCACCAGCACCTGGCCATCCGTCTGCTTCAGCTGAACCGTGAGGTCCGTCACGACGAGCACCACCTGGCCCTCCACCTTGCCCTGCACGAGCTGCAGCACGTAGGTGCCCGCGGGCAGCGGCGCCAGCATCACCCGGCGCTCCTGGAAGCCGTGGCCGCCCCACGAGGAGAAGCCCGGCACGCTGAAGTCCACGCCGCCGCCCCCCAGGTCCAGGTTCAGCCACTGGCTGCGCGCGACGGTGAAGCCGGGCGGCACGCCGACGAGCTTGTCCGGGCCCTCGGCCATCTGGTTCAGCGTGGGCGCTACGTCCTCGGGGCCGCGCGCCGGCAGCGCCGGAGAGACGGCGTCACGGAACTCCGTGCTGAACGCGTAGAGCAGATAGGTGGAGGGCACCTTCACCGAGTTCAGGCCGCGGCTGAGCGCGCGTCCCGGGTTCTTCAGCACGGGCGGCTGCTCGTACGCCCGGCGGATGTCGCTCTGGGCCTCGATGAAGGAGTCCAGGCTGTCCGGCTTGAGCACCCGCAGCTCCACGGGGCCCTTGCTGTTGAACGCCACGTCCACCGCCACCGGCTCCTGGGTGCCGTAGGCGCGAGGCACGGTGATGTAGAGCGGCTTGGCCGCCGCCACGCTGGCCAGCGTCACCGCGGCCAGCAGCGAAATGCGCGTGGAGTACCTCATGAACCAAACCCTCCCGGAACCAGCGAATTGCCCTCTACCGTGCCGCGCAGCCCCACATACGGCAGCGTCTCGAGATCCTTGCGCGCCTCTTCAATCTCCGCGGGCGCCGAGCCCGGCACCGGCGCGTTCTTCCCGAGCTGCTGCTCGGACCAGTACCCGTCCGCCAGCAGCTGGCTGAGCAGGTGGCCCGTGTTCAAGCCAATCGTCACCGAGCCCGGCGCGCGCAGTCCCTCGACCACCGGGCCCGCCGCGTTGAGCAGGTTGGGGCTCTTGCCCTCGCACGCGCTCTGCAGGCGCTGGAGCACCTGCGGCTCGGAGGCCAGCACCTGGTGCTTGCACAGCGTGGCCTGCTCCAGCGTGTTGCCACCCGCGAACATCGTCTTCAGCGCGGGCGCGTCCTCCACCCGGCCCCAGAGGATGGCAAACTCGTGGCCCAGGTCCGCGTCGCCGCGCGGCGTCCACACCAGCGCAATCTGCCGCGTGCGCACCTGCCCGGGGTCCTGGCCCTCCCAGTACTGCTTGATCTTCGCGCCCTCCAGGGACTCGGGCAGCTTGAGCTGCAGCGCCAGCAGCACCGGCGTGTCCGAGGGCACCAGCTTCAGCAAGTCATCCGAGAGCGGCGCCGCATCCAGCCGCACCTTGTCCAACAGCGGCCCCGTAATGCCGCGAGGCACCAGCCGCTTGCCCTCGGCGCCGAACTGCAGCCGGGTACCGTTGGCGAGCCCCAGCGCGTGCGTGAGGAACACCGTCTCGCGCCCGAGCACCTCGCTGTTGAAGCCCAGCTCCAGGTCCACGTTGGCGGGGGCCTCCAGCTTCGTCAGCTCGGCGCACAGGCCGCGCAGCACCATGTTGGGCTGCCGCGCCACCACGATGCGATCCGCCGTACGCGCGGCGTACAGCGACTGCTCGGCCACCAGCCAGCGGGCGATCTTGAAGCCACCCTCGGGAACCGTGGCGGACGCGGGCGCGCCGTAGGGGCACTTGTCGGAGGTATAGCCGCCGCGGCTGGCCACCTTCTCCATGGCCTCGTAGGCCGTGGCGGCGGTGGCATTCGGCGCGGGGACAATGAAGGCGGGGGCGTTCGAGTCACTGCCGCCCACGAACCACAGCGCGCGGAACGGCGAGTCCAGCAGCTGCCCGGCCACCACGTCGAACACGGCGCCCTTGAAGGAGGCCTTCAGGTCCTCGCCGGTGGAGCCGAAGAAGGCAGCCCAGGAGCTGGCGAAGCCCTGGCCGAGCGGCTTCTTCATCTGCTGCTGGAGCCACGCGTTCCCCACGAGCGCACTGCGCACCTTGGCGGGCTGGTACACGTCCACCCAGACCGCGGGAGAGCCCTGCGTGGGCGGAGACAGGCGCTGGGTCGGCGGAGGCGGCGGCATGCCCTCCACGGTGGCTCCAGCGCTCTGCACGCCCGAGGTGCCCTGCTCCGTCGTATCGGAGCTGTCACTGCCCGCGCCCGAGTTCGCGCTGCGGCGTCCGAGCACGTAGGCGCCCACGCCCACGCCGCTCACCACCACGGTGACGATGGCGACGAGGATCGCCTTGGAGGCGCCACCTCCCGAGCGGGGTGGCTCGGGGGACGGGCCCGAAGGGGTTTCGGATGAGCTCATTGCATCCACTCCTTGAAGCGGAAGAAGCCGAGGAAGGCGGTGTTCTGGGGAATGGGGCGCCACTCGAGCGGCGCCTCGGTGGCGAGCCGGTGCAGCACGCCGGTCCTCACGGCGGCGCCCTTCTCGCCCGGGTGGTAGACGACACGGGCCGGCGCGTGCGCCTTGTCCTCCGGGCGCACCACCAGCATGAGGTGGAACACGGGGCCGGAGTCATGCTCCTGGCGGAACGCCACCAGGTCCCCGGTGCGCAGCGACTCGAGCGCGGCCTCGTCCCGGCCCAGCGGCGCGAAGCTGCGCGTGAGCAGCGTCTCCGCGTCCGCGAACTCGGCGGGCCGCCCCTGTACGTCCAGCCACAGGGGACGCTCGACGCGCTCGGCGTAGAAGCGCTTGTAGGCGCTGCGGTAGGCGAAGCGCACCAGCCCGGCGCAGTCGCGCTGGTCCGGGTGCCACAGCGGATCAAACTTCTGGAACTGGGCCAGCGCCACCTGCCCCACCTCGCGGCGCAGCAGCACGTCGCGGGCCTCGCGCGAGTCGGACGCAGGAGGCGGAGGCGTGGAGGCGGCAAGCGCCAGCGTGAGGGACAGGAAGAGCATGGTCCAGGCTGGGAGCGTCAGTCCCCGCCCTCGGAGCTGCCCTCGCCCTCGCCCTCGGAGCCCTCGTAGCCCTCGCCCTCGCCTTCGTAGCCGCCCTCGTCGCCGTAGTCCCCGGAGTTGCCGGAGGACACGTTCTTGGCCACCTCATCGAGGTTCTTGGGCCACGAGGCCCCCGTGGGCTTCGGATCCTGAGAGGGCACATACACCTCCGCCTGGTTCTCGCCGGTGATGTTGATCCACGCGAGCACGCGCGTGGTGCCCGGGGTGGCCAGGGGAATGCGCACCATGCGGCGCACCTCGCCCGGGGTGCCCTCGAAGAGCGCCACGTTGAGGGTGGCCAGCGTGTGGGCCTTGTCACCGCTGGGCCAGTAGTTGGTGGCGATCAGGTAGATGCCCTGGGGCGGCGCCCGGTGGATATAAAGGTAGGGGCCGTAGGCAGGCTGATCGAAGTCGCCGCCCTGCTCGTTGAGGAAGAAGGTGCCGCCGGTGGGGCTGGAGGTGTCCGCCCAGTAGACGTGCGCCATCTTCTTGCCGTCCATCGTCAGGCCCTCGGCCGTCTTGGTGACGCTGTCGTTGGTGGGCTCGTAGACGTGGAGGTCCGTGTAGACGCCCTCGGTGTCGCTGGTGAGGATGGTCTTGAGCGGCACGGGCGGAATCTGCGCGTACGCCGTCACCTGCGAGCGCGCCGTGCCCGCCTGGTTGGTGGCCATCACCGTGACGATGTTCTTGCCGCTGGCGGCGGGGAACTTCCGGCTGAAGCGCCCGTTGAAGGTGCGCATCAGGTACCGGTCTCCGTTGATGGAGACGACCACCGGATCAATGGTGGTGTCGCTGATCGTCCCCTCCACCAGCATCATCCGGTCCACCGTCCAGCCGCCGGTGGGGGCAGTGAGCGTGACCTTGGCCAGCTTGGTGCCCGTGCCAATGGGCACGCCCTGCTGGCGAGGGTTCTCGTGCGGCGTCTGGGTGAGGAGCAGTGCCAGGAAGACAGGCAGCATCGGGAGCTCGTCGGGGTGGAGTGGGAGACGGCGGAGGCGTTGACGGGCGACAGCCTGCGGCAGCAGCGCGCCTCATTTCAAGCCGCCTGCCTGCCCTGACCCGGGGTGCAAAAGAGGAAGACTTGTGGCATGGGCCCCATGCGTGTGGGGGCTTCGCTTCCAGGGCCCGGCTCGTTCATGATGGGTGGGCTTTGGACGCTGCTGCTGAAATCGTGACCGTGGGCCCTCCAACAACTTCCGATCGCCTCAGCCTGGCGCGGAAAGTCTTCCTGTTTTTCATGGTCGAGGGCCTGCCACTGCTGGGGCTGCTCTACGGGGTGTGGCTCTTCCTCCACGAAGGCATCCGCTGGCTGGACGTGGGGCTGTTCGTGGGGATGTACGTGGCCACGATGACGGGCATCGAGCTGGGCTTCCACCGCTACTTCGCCCACCGCACCTTCGAGACGACGCGGCCCATTCGTGCGCTGCTCCTCATCCTCGGCTCGATGGCGGGCCAGGGCTCCACGCTGCTGTGGAGCGGCCTCCACCGCTGGCACCACGCGCACACGGACATTCCCGGGGACATCCACTCACCGACGCTCGGGCGGCAGGGGTGGTGGCAGCGGGTGCGCGGGTTCTTCTGGTCGCAGTTCCTCTGGTACCTGGACTCGCCCGCCGTGGTCCTCTTCGCGCGCTTCATGAACCGCCACCGCGCGGATCCGGAGATCGCCCTGTCCTCCCCGGAGGATACCCAGGAGTTCCGCATCGTCCGCACGATGCCGGACCTTGTGCGCGATGCGTGGCTCGTGCGGCTCAACCAGCGGTATGGGCTCTGGGTGCTGCTCGGGCTGGCGCTGCCCGCAGTGCTGGGCGGGCTGCTCACAGGCTCGTGGGAGGGTGCGTGGCGAGGGCTCGTGTGGGGCGGCTTTGTCCGCTTCGCGCTGGTGCAGCAGGCCTCGTTCGCCGTCAACTCGGTGACGCACACCTTGGGCACGCAGCCGCTGGCGTGCCGGGACGACAGCCGTAACAACGGGGTGATGGCGGTGCTGACGCTCGGGGCCGGGTGGCACAACAACCACCACACCTTCCCTGGCTCGGCCTTCACGGACTTCCGCTGGTATCAGGTGGACATCTCCGGCCTGATGCTCCGCGCCCTGGAGAAGCTCGGGCTGGCGTGGGATGTCCGCCGGCCCTCGCCCGAGTCCATCGCCGCGCGCAAGCGTCCCTGAGACGCTGAGCAGCGGGTGGGCCCGGGCTCACGCGCTCGCGTACTGGAGGCCCTCTTCCTCGCTCAGCGGGAGACTGAAGCAGAAGGTGTTCCCGTCATCCGAGGTGTTCAGCCAGATACGGCCGCCGTGCGCCTCGACGATCTGCCAGCTCAAGTGCAGCCCCAGGCCCACCACGCCCGTGTAGCCCGTGGCGCCTGGGGGCAGCGGCTCGTAGAGGGGTTCGAAGACGTGGGGCTGGCGCTCGGGAGGGATGCCAGGCCCGTGGTCGCTCACGGAGACCATCGCCTGGTGCTCCGCGCACCGCAGCCGGACCTCGATGGCCGCACCGGGAGGCGAGTACCGGATGGCGTTCTCCAGCAGGTGCGCCACCACGTCCCCCATGCGCTGGCGGTCTCCATCGACGAGGAGTGACTCGGAGACCTCGACACGGATGGGACTCTCCGTGGTGCGGGACAGGCTCTTCACCTTCTCCTCCACCACCTCGCTCAAGTCGAACCGGTCGCGCTCCATCTTCGGCAGGCCCGGCGCCATCCACACCGCGGCGAAGAGGTGCTCCACCAGCTGCGCCAGCCGCCGCGTGTTCCGGGCAATGGCCGTGAGCCCCTTCTGCTGGCGCACGGAGTTCACCTCCATGCGGCTGAGGATGTCCGCCCATGTCTGGATGGTGGTGACGGGCGTGCGCAGCTCGTGGGCGGCCGCGGACATGAACTCCTCGCGCAGCCGCAGGGCCTCGCGGACCTCCAGGAAGAGGCGCGCCTTCTCGATGGCCATGGCGAAGAGCTGGCCCACCGTGGTGTGGAACTCCAGCTCGCGCGGGGCGAACTGGCGCGGCTCGTGGGTGAAGCACGTCAGCACGCCCACGAGGTGCCCCCGCGAGTGCAGAGGAATGGAGACGAGGCTCCGGAAGCCCTCCTCGAGCGCGAACTTCTTCGTGAGCGCTGGGGCCTCCTGGGACAGCATGTCGCCGATCACCTGGAGGGTCTCCTGCCGGGCCGCCTGGGCCGTGAGCAGCGGGGACTCCAGGGAGATCTGCTGCAGGTCCTCGCGGATCTTCTGGGCCAGCCCGTAGGAGCCAATCAAGGAGAGCTGCTGGTGATCCGGCTTGGCCAGCCACAGCCCCGCGGCATCGGCGCCCAGGGCCTGGAGGCTCTGCTCGATGGCCACGTGGGCCACGCGCTCCAGCTCCACCTCCATGACCAGGGCCTGGCTGACGCGGGACAGCGCCAGCTCGCGCTCGAGCAGCCGCGTCCGCTCCTCCTCCACCTGCATGCGCTCGGTGATGTCGTGGACGACGATCTCCCCCAGGATGATCTGCCCCGCGGAGTTGCGCACCGGAGCGCCGTTGATGCTGACCAGGCGCTCCTCTCCCTTCGCGGTGCGCAGACGCAGCTCCACGTCGGTGAAGGTCTCCCCCGCCAGGGCGCGCTGGAGCGGCATCTCCGCCAGCTCCACGGGGCGCCCATCGAGGTGCCGGAAGCAGTGGCGCTCGAGATACTCCTCCAGCGGCCGGCCCAGGGAAGAGCAATCCTTGAACCCCAGCAAGCGGCACCCGGCCGGGTTGGCGTCACACAGCCGGCCGTCCGGGCTGATGAGGAAGATGGCATCCGGCACACTGGCGATGATGGCGTCACGCTGGCTGGCGTGCCGCTCGGCCTCCTCGCGCAGGGCATCCACCTCGGCCTGGCGCCGCGCAACGCGGGAGGACATCTCATTGAAGGCCTCGGCCAGTTCCTGGAGCTCATCGCCCGTCTGGATGGAGACCCGCTGCCCCAGCTCGCCACGGCCCACGTTGCGTGCCACCGCCCGCAGGCTCCGGACCGGGTAGGCGTAGCGGCGGGCGAGCACGGCCGAGAGCAGCGCGCTCAGGAGCAGGATGCCCAGGAAGGCGCCCAGCTTCGCACGGAGCCACCCGTAGAGCGGCGCCAGCGCCACGTCGCGAGGCGCCATCACACCCACGGCCCACCCATGGCGAGGCGTCGGAACGAAGGTGCCCAGCGAGAGGACCGTGCTCAGTGGGTTGGTGAAGCGCTCGAGCTGCACGGGCGTCCCAGCCAGCGCGCGCCGCAGGGGCTCCAGGGCGAGAAATGCACCGCTCTGCGCGTACGTCAAATCCGGGTAGCCGGTGTGAAAGGCCAACCGGCCCGTCGCATCGACCAGGAAGATCTCCTGGCCGGACTGGAGGCGAGCGTCCAGGTAGCGGCGCGCGAGCAGGCGGGTCTGCATGATGACGTTCACGACGCCCGTCGGCCGGCCCTCGGGTCCGGGAATGGGCACGGAGATCAGGATCGCCGTGCCCTGGGGACGGCGCAGCTCGATGACTTCGGAGATGACCGGGGCCCCGGTCGCCATCACCTTCTGGAAGTAGGGGCGATCCCCAATGCGGAGCCGGGGCTCGGCAGGTGCGTCCGGTTCACCCCAGCCGCGGTTCAAGCCCGTGGCGTCGTAGACGCCGATGGCGTCATAGAGAGAGCTGCGCAGGACCAGCTGCTGCATGTGGCCGTCCAGCTGACGGGGATCCATGCCCTGCACCAGCGGATCATTGGCCACCGCCTGGGCGAACTCGATGGCGGCCTCGAAGGACTCGGTGAGCTGCACCGCGACGGCCTGCGCGGTGATGCGCTGGGTGGCCAGCAGGGTCTCCTGGGTCCGCTGCTTCCCCAGGAAGAAGTCCGCGCTCAGGAGCACCAGGACGGGCAGCAGCACAGCGCCGAAGGCGAGCAGCAGCTTGGCGTGAAAATGCAGTCGAGGCATGGCCATCCGAGAGACGCGTTTCCCGTCTCAACAGTCATGACGCCTCCTTGCCTTCACCCCCCTCACTGTTACCGGCAGGGAACCCTGGCGAGTGAGCGTGCCCCTGCCCGGTTTGCTCCGAGGGACAGAAGCCCCCCGGAGCTCAGAGAGCGGCCAGGACAGCGCCTGGGAGCTGCCCCGCTCTGGGCCGGTGTCGGGGCTCGCCCAAGCCGCTCAGGGAGAGGGAATGAGCCCCTCGCCGTGCCTCACCAGGACCGCCCGCGAGTAGGCCATCTGGAACCCAAGCCGCGCGGCGTTGCGCTCGGTGGGGATTCCGGGTCCGGAGTGGATCACGGCCCAGCGGCTCCCGTGCTCGCGCCCTTGCTCGAGGCGCCGGATGATCAGCGCCTGCTGGATGCCCCTCCCACGGTATGCGGGCCTCACGGAGGTCCCGAACAACTGGGTGACGCCCTCGCTCGACTCGCAGCCACCCGCGCCCACGGTCTCGCGGCCGATACGGGCCATGAACAGGTCGTACCCAGGCGCTGTCGAGGCCCTCATCCCGAACTCCAGGATGGGCTCCGGCACCGCCACGCCCTCGGGGAAGAAGCCGCTGAAGGCCACCTCCACGTGCTCGCGGACCGCGGCGGTGTTCTTCGGATCCACCCGGTCGATCGTCACGCCCTGGGGCCAGCCTCCCTTCAGGAGCACGCGGAGGTCCTCGCCTCCCGACAAGTCCCTCACGAGGGTGTTCTCGAACTCGTGGAGCACGAACCCTCTCCGAGCGAGCCCCGCGAGCAGCTCGGGCGGCGCAAACGGGCTCAGCTCGACCTTGGGCTCCGCGCCGCGCTCCGTGAAGAACGCGACGATCCGGTCCAGCTCCGCGTCCGTGAGGGCCCGATCGAAGCCGAGCCCGCAGGCCTTGTTGATCGGCGAGCCGGGCGAGTCGAAGAGGAGCCAGCCATCGGCCAGGCGCTCGGCCTCCTTGACGAACCGTGACAGCGGAACACCGTGCTTGTGTTCGACGAGGCGGGCGATCCCAGCGAAGTCCAGGT
Protein-coding regions in this window:
- a CDS encoding ATP-binding protein translates to MPRLHFHAKLLLAFGAVLLPVLVLLSADFFLGKQRTQETLLATQRITAQAVAVQLTESFEAAIEFAQAVANDPLVQGMDPRQLDGHMQQLVLRSSLYDAIGVYDATGLNRGWGEPDAPAEPRLRIGDRPYFQKVMATGAPVISEVIELRRPQGTAILISVPIPGPEGRPTGVVNVIMQTRLLARRYLDARLQSGQEIFLVDATGRLAFHTGYPDLTYAQSGAFLALEPLRRALAGTPVQLERFTNPLSTVLSLGTFVPTPRHGWAVGVMAPRDVALAPLYGWLRAKLGAFLGILLLSALLSAVLARRYAYPVRSLRAVARNVGRGELGQRVSIQTGDELQELAEAFNEMSSRVARRQAEVDALREEAERHASQRDAIIASVPDAIFLISPDGRLCDANPAGCRLLGFKDCSSLGRPLEEYLERHCFRHLDGRPVELAEMPLQRALAGETFTDVELRLRTAKGEERLVSINGAPVRNSAGQIILGEIVVHDITERMQVEEERTRLLERELALSRVSQALVMEVELERVAHVAIEQSLQALGADAAGLWLAKPDHQQLSLIGSYGLAQKIREDLQQISLESPLLTAQAARQETLQVIGDMLSQEAPALTKKFALEEGFRSLVSIPLHSRGHLVGVLTCFTHEPRQFAPRELEFHTTVGQLFAMAIEKARLFLEVREALRLREEFMSAAAHELRTPVTTIQTWADILSRMEVNSVRQQKGLTAIARNTRRLAQLVEHLFAAVWMAPGLPKMERDRFDLSEVVEEKVKSLSRTTESPIRVEVSESLLVDGDRQRMGDVVAHLLENAIRYSPPGAAIEVRLRCAEHQAMVSVSDHGPGIPPERQPHVFEPLYEPLPPGATGYTGVVGLGLHLSWQIVEAHGGRIWLNTSDDGNTFCFSLPLSEEEGLQYASA
- a CDS encoding GNAT family N-acetyltransferase, whose product is MKDLDFAGIARLVEHKHGVPLSRFVKEAERLADGWLLFDSPGSPINKACGLGFDRALTDAELDRIVAFFTERGAEPKVELSPFAPPELLAGLARRGFVLHEFENTLVRDLSGGEDLRVLLKGGWPQGVTIDRVDPKNTAAVREHVEVAFSGFFPEGVAVPEPILEFGMRASTAPGYDLFMARIGRETVGAGGCESSEGVTQLFGTSVRPAYRGRGIQQALIIRRLEQGREHGSRWAVIHSGPGIPTERNAARLGFQMAYSRAVLVRHGEGLIPSP